A window from Bos javanicus breed banteng unplaced genomic scaffold, ARS-OSU_banteng_1.0 tig00003953_1, whole genome shotgun sequence encodes these proteins:
- the LOC133244061 gene encoding endogenous retrovirus group K member 19 Env polyprotein-like, with protein sequence MPKRRAGCQKGWYARRRQSLANQMRRLTIQEHNELPSRQQLQALMREAQNRVVVQGDPISPLSFLITLLIILNQINTAHSEEYSNAYWAYFPDPPLLQPVGWEGRSIPIYTNDTVALGGFSDKHIIPNQVNFSYHGVFDRLPICLSRYFNSTGCLFVGESGYADFDNGWSLYIPGVTKESGIPQRRNGTGPLDIPFCDFGTRGRVTAAPWKLCRDGTATVYNIFGTNESLWDWSPDLARNPGAQDNRNFASRIWNLGGSKVFQTEIWKLAAALGCKGSYLQVRSKVRHGHLWNLTMRYPRACVPHPYALLVGSVKIQPGLQNYNVTCNNCTLTNCVRGITNQTRVLVLRQPAFVMVPVKINGSWYDERRLKL encoded by the coding sequence ATGCCGAAGCGCCGCGCTGGCTGCCAGAAAGGTTGGTACGCACGGCGGAGACAGTCTCTAGCAAATCAGATGAGGAGATTGACAATTCAAGAACATAATGAATTACCATCTCGGCAACAACTTCAGGCATTGATGCGAGAGGCACAGAATCGTGTTGTGGTGCAGGGCGATCCGATATCGCCTTTAAGCTTCCTGATAAccttattaattatcttaaaTCAGATTAACACTGCACACTCTGAAGAATATTCAAATGCTTACTGGGCTTATTTTCCCGATCCTCCCCTTCTCCAACCCGTGGGCTGGGAGGGTCGGTCTATTCCCATATACACTAATGATACTGTGGCTTTGGGTGGTTTTTCAGATAAACATATTATTCCTAATCAAGTTAATTTCTCTTATCATGGAGTGTTTGATCGCTTACCTATTTGTCTGTCTAGATATTTTAATTCAACAGGATGTCTTTTTGTTGGGGAGTCCGGATATGCTGATTTTGACAATGGTTGGAGCCTGTATATTCCTGGAGTAACGAAAGAGTCTGGAATTCCTCAACGTCGTAATGGAACTGGTCCTTTAGATATTCCTTTCTGCGACTTTGGAACAAGGGGAAGAGTCACTGCTGCACCATGGAAACTGTGTCGAGATGGAACTGCTACGGTTTATAACATATTTGGGACAAATGAGTCATTGTGGGACTGGTCTCCAGACTTGGCCCGAAACCCTGGAGCTCAAGATAATAGGAACTTTGCATCCCGTATTTGGAACTTGGGCGGCTCTAAAGTGTTCCAAACAGAAATCTGGAAACTAGCTGCCGCCCTTGGATGTAAGGGTTCCTACCTTCAGGTGAGATCGAAAGTGAGACACGGTCATTTGTGGAATCTCACCATGAGATACCCTCGTGCGTGTGTGCCTCACCCTTATGCTTTACTAGTAGGATCTGTAAAAATACAACCTGGGTTACAAAATTATAATGTAACTTGTAACAATTGTACTTTGACTAACTGTGTTAGGGGAATTACTAATCAAACTAGGGTTCTAGTCTTAAGACAGCCTGCTTTTGTTATGGTTCCTGTAAAGATTAATGGGTCTTGGTATGATGAAAGGAGACTTAAACTTTAG